In Actinomycetes bacterium, the DNA window TGATCGCCGGCCGCGCCGACCCGTCCCTGCCGGTGGCGCGGCTGCGTGGCCGAGGCGAGCTCGTCGAGATCCGTGCCGCCGAGCTGCGCTTCACCCCGGACGAGGCGGCGACGTACCTCAGCGAGGTGATGGGACTGACCCTGACGGCGGAGGACGTCGCAGCGTTGGAAGGGCGCACCGAGGGATGGATCGCGGCGCTTCAGTTGGCGGCGCTGTCGATGCAGGGCCGGGCGGACGTCGCCGGGTTCATCGCGAGTTTCGCCGGCGACGACCGGTTCATCGTCGACTACCTCGTGGAGGAGGTCCTGCAGCGTCAGCCCGACGAAATCCAGCAGTTCCTGCTGCGGACCTCCGTCCTGGACCGGTTGAGCGGGCCGCTGTGCGACGCCGTGACCGGCCAGGAGAGAAGCAAGGACCGGCTGGTCGAGCTGGAGCGGGGGAACCTCTTCCTCGTCCCGCTCGACGACCGGCGTCGTTGGTACCGCTACCACCAGCTCTTTGCGGACGTCCTGCAGGCGCACCTGCTCGACGAGCAGCCGGGCGACGTCCCGGACCTTCACCGCCGCGCGAGCGAGTGGTACGAGCAGAACGGCGAGCCCAACGAGGCGGTCCGCCACGCGCTGGCCTCGAAGGACTTCGCTCGAGCGGCGGACCTCGTCGAGTTCGCGATCCCGGCTATGCGCCGGAGGAGGCAGGAGACCGCCCTCCGTGGCTGGCTCCAGGCCCTGCCGGACGACGTCCTCCGTGTCCGGCCGGTGCTCAGCGTCATGTACGCAGGGGTGCTGCTGCTCAGCGGCGAGATCGAGGGCGTCGAGCGGCGGCTCGCGGACGCGGAGCGCTGGCTCGAGCCCGCCGGCACTCGCCGGCCGGAGGGCCCTGGCACGGACATGGTGGTCCTCGACCACGAGGAGTTCCGCCGCCTCCCGGGGGGCATCGCGACGTACCGCGCCGCGATGGCACTGGCCCAGGGCGACCTCGCCGGAACCGTGCGGCTCGCCCGGGGCGCGCTGGAGCTCCTGCCCGAGGACGACGACCACCTCGGCCGGGCCCCGGCAGCCGGGCTCCTGGGGCTCGCCGCGTGGTCGAGCGGAGACCTGGCTGAGGCGCACCGTGCGTACTCAGAGTGCCGGGAGGGACTGCGGCGGGCCGGCTTCATCGCGGACACCCTCGGGTGCTCGGTGGCGATGGCCGACATCCGGCTCGCGCAGGGCCGTCCGCGGGACGCCATGCGCACCTACGAGCAGGCCCTGCAGCTCGCGTCCGAGGAGCCGGGCCCGGCACTTCGGGGATCGGCCGACATGCATGTCGGGATGAGCGAGCTGCACCGCGACCGCGACGACCTGCCTGCCGCACGAGTGGAGCTCCTCCGGAGCCAGGAGCTGGGCGAGGGCAACGGGTTGCCGCAGAACCGGTACCGGTGGCGCGTCGCGATGGCGCGGATCCGGGAGGCCGAGGGCGACCTGGACGCCGCCCTCGACCTGCTCGACGAGGCCGAGCAGGTGTACGTGAGCGACTACTTCCCGCAGGTGCGGCCCGTTCCCGCTCTGCGGGCGCGGCTGCAGGTGGTCCGGGGCGAGCTCGGAGCCGCCGCCGAGTGGGCCGCCGAGCACGGCGTGTCCGCCGGGGACGACCTCCCCTACCTGCGCGAGTTCGACCACGTCACCCTTGCCCGGCTGCTACTGGCGCAGCACGCCGCCGATCGCACGACGGGCTCGCTCGACGCCGCCGACGGCCTCCTCGAACGCCTCCTCGCTGCAGCGGAGAAAGGGAGCCGGGCGGGCGCCGTCATCGAGATCCTGGTGCTGCAGGCGCTCGCGCAGCGGCTGCGCGGCGGCGTCCCCGCCGCGCTCGTGCTCGTGGACCGCGCCCTGACGCTGGCCGAGCCGGAGGGCTACGTCCGGATCTTCGTCGACGAGGGCCGTCCGATGGCGGAGCTGCTGGCCGCGGCAGCAGCCCGCGGCACGACCCCTCGGTACGTCCAGCGACTGCTGGGCGCGCTGGGGAGCGCCCCGGACAGCACGCGCGTGCAGCACGGCCTGGTCGAGCCCCTCAGCGAGCGCGAGATCGACGTGCTCCGCCTGCTCGGCACGGACCTCAACGGACCGGAGATCGCCCGCGAGCTCGTGGTGTCCCTGCACACCGTGCGCAGCCACACGAAGAACATCTACGCCAAGCTCGCCGTGAACAACCGTCGGGCCGCCGTCCGCCGGGCCGAGGATCTCGACCTGCTCCCCCGCGCCTGATGGACAGCGCCCTGCCCGCCGACGCCGCTCCGGTCCCGGGTACCGCACCACCGACGGCGCCGGCGCCGGTCCGCGACGCACCAGCGCGAGTCGGGTGGGGCTTCATCACGCGATACTCGCTCGCGTACATGAGCACCTGCCTGGTGTTCCTGGCGCCACTGCTGGTCACGCTGGCGCTCAAGGTCAACTCGCTCGTGGGCATCCAGCAGGCGCCGAAGAGCCTCGCCCTGGTCACCGGTGCCGGAGCCCTGCTCTCCCTGGTCGGCAACCCGTTCTTCGGCCGGATGAGCGACCGCACCACCTCACGGCTGGGCATGCGGCGGCCGTGGATGGTCATCGGCCTGCTGGGCGGGTCCGTGGGCATCCTCGTCGTGGCGTGGGCGCCGACCGTCGCCGTGGTCCTCGTCGGGTGGTGCACCGCGCAGCTGTTCTTCAACGCCTTGCTGGCCGCCCTGGTGGCCGTGCTGCCGGACCAGGTCCCGACGACGCAGCGCGGCATGGTTTCCGGCGTCCTCGGGGTCTGCCTTCCCCTCGCCTCGGTGATCGGCACCTTCGTGGTCCAGCTGGTCGCGGGCAACCAGCTGGCGATGTTCATGGCGCCGTGCGCGATCGGTGGCTTCTTCATCCTGCTCTTCGTGCTCACGCTGGACGACCGCCGCCTCGCCAGGGCGGACCGGCCGCCGTGGTCGCTGCGCGAGCTGCTCCGCACGTTCTACGTGAACCCGCGGCGGAGCCCCGACTTCGCGTGGGC includes these proteins:
- a CDS encoding MFS transporter, which gives rise to MSTCLVFLAPLLVTLALKVNSLVGIQQAPKSLALVTGAGALLSLVGNPFFGRMSDRTTSRLGMRRPWMVIGLLGGSVGILVVAWAPTVAVVLVGWCTAQLFFNALLAALVAVLPDQVPTTQRGMVSGVLGVCLPLASVIGTFVVQLVAGNQLAMFMAPCAIGGFFILLFVLTLDDRRLARADRPPWSLRELLRTFYVNPRRSPDFAWAFVSRFMIVMAYAFLVTYQAYYLLNKIGTAEADVPRQIFLGTVSQSVMLVAASLAGGRLSDRTGRRKVFVLAASVVYGLAMFVIALASGFNGFLVGMAIAGLGFGLYMAVDLALVADVLPDKDNIAKDLGVFNMAGALPFVIAPAIAPIVLAIGGGSYGVLYAVAGVFAVVGAAAILPVTGVR
- a CDS encoding LuxR C-terminal-related transcriptional regulator, with protein sequence MAGPLLETKLHVPRPRRGLVLRPRLSERMGQGVDSALTLVSAPAGFGKTTLLTEWLAASAVDGRAAAWLSLDQRDNDPVVFWTYLVTALEKAVPGVGAGALSLLQSPQPPVDAVVASLLNDLAALPDDVVLVLDDYHVIDAHDVHDQMAFLLEHLPPQLRLVIAGRADPSLPVARLRGRGELVEIRAAELRFTPDEAATYLSEVMGLTLTAEDVAALEGRTEGWIAALQLAALSMQGRADVAGFIASFAGDDRFIVDYLVEEVLQRQPDEIQQFLLRTSVLDRLSGPLCDAVTGQERSKDRLVELERGNLFLVPLDDRRRWYRYHQLFADVLQAHLLDEQPGDVPDLHRRASEWYEQNGEPNEAVRHALASKDFARAADLVEFAIPAMRRRRQETALRGWLQALPDDVLRVRPVLSVMYAGVLLLSGEIEGVERRLADAERWLEPAGTRRPEGPGTDMVVLDHEEFRRLPGGIATYRAAMALAQGDLAGTVRLARGALELLPEDDDHLGRAPAAGLLGLAAWSSGDLAEAHRAYSECREGLRRAGFIADTLGCSVAMADIRLAQGRPRDAMRTYEQALQLASEEPGPALRGSADMHVGMSELHRDRDDLPAARVELLRSQELGEGNGLPQNRYRWRVAMARIREAEGDLDAALDLLDEAEQVYVSDYFPQVRPVPALRARLQVVRGELGAAAEWAAEHGVSAGDDLPYLREFDHVTLARLLLAQHAADRTTGSLDAADGLLERLLAAAEKGSRAGAVIEILVLQALAQRLRGGVPAALVLVDRALTLAEPEGYVRIFVDEGRPMAELLAAAAARGTTPRYVQRLLGALGSAPDSTRVQHGLVEPLSEREIDVLRLLGTDLNGPEIARELVVSLHTVRSHTKNIYAKLAVNNRRAAVRRAEDLDLLPRA